A single window of Proteiniborus ethanoligenes DNA harbors:
- a CDS encoding toll/interleukin-1 receptor domain-containing protein: MIFLSHNHKDKVIVEQIAIRLRDIFGEEKVFYDSWSMQPGDGIIDKMNDGLSECKLFLFFVSKNSLQSNMVKLEWQNAVIKATKGETKIIPVKLDDCLMPAILLQSLYIDLFGNGLEVALRQIVDVVSGRNTFQKGVQEFSNLRAYTYNEGDNVIIECHAEHYLEPISSFIFLVTNNQDELAFNCRSSAMVRTGFNENLKLNNGKIFNGQMMAIEKATVPGFPFIIYIEPKHGIQVNLVGVMHEKKMHEWGMIPLVHGKK; this comes from the coding sequence ATGATTTTCCTTTCACATAATCATAAAGACAAAGTTATTGTTGAACAAATCGCAATAAGACTTAGAGATATATTTGGTGAAGAAAAAGTTTTTTATGATTCATGGTCAATGCAACCAGGTGATGGTATTATTGATAAAATGAATGATGGATTGAGTGAATGCAAATTATTCTTATTCTTTGTTTCAAAGAATAGTCTGCAAAGTAATATGGTGAAGTTAGAATGGCAGAATGCGGTCATTAAAGCTACAAAGGGTGAAACTAAGATTATTCCAGTGAAATTAGATGATTGTTTGATGCCCGCTATATTATTACAGAGCTTGTATATAGATTTATTTGGCAACGGGCTTGAAGTAGCTTTAAGACAAATTGTAGATGTAGTTTCTGGTCGAAACACATTTCAAAAAGGCGTGCAAGAGTTTTCTAACTTAAGAGCTTATACTTACAATGAAGGCGATAATGTTATTATAGAGTGTCATGCGGAACATTATTTGGAACCAATTTCAAGTTTTATATTCTTAGTGACTAATAATCAAGATGAACTAGCATTTAATTGTAGATCAAGTGCTATGGTTAGGACTGGGTTTAACGAAAATCTTAAATTGAACAATGGGAAGATATTTAATGGACAAATGATGGCAATAGAAAAAGCTACTGTACCAGGATTTCCATTTATTATTTATATTGAACCTAAACATGGAATTCAGGTCAATTTGGTAGGCGTTATGCATGAAAAGAAGATGCATGAATGGGGAATGATACCTTTGGTTCATGGGA